In Dehalococcoidia bacterium, one genomic interval encodes:
- a CDS encoding amidase, protein MLDDLLYASAKSIAQAIRDGEVSAVEVVQAHLERIDEVNDRLNAVVRLCADRALKEAREADAAFARGESKGPLHGVPMTLKDSLDTEGVVTTGGTLGRRTFVPERDSTVAARLRGAGAILLGKTNTPEITFAGETDNLVYGRTNNPYALDRTPGGSSGGAGAIVAAGGSPFDMGSDTGGSIRGPAHFCGITGIKPNSGRVPRTGHIIPYAAGAEDSYTQNGPMARYVEDLALTLPIISGPDWEDPAIIPMPLGDPADVDVGSLRVAFYTSAPELTPPTQETVDAVNAAVGAVSDIVASVEESVPGPVSRVPELNERIGDADGRAVMLRILERAGTTELSPYIRAIRDQAVSISTEEFTRVLEELDEYRSEMLGFMRSYDVIICPTAAFAALPHGETYSEENRNAYYTHPYNLTGWPGAVVRCGTSAEGLPIGVQVISRPWREDVALALAAVLESELGGYVRPGL, encoded by the coding sequence ATGTTAGACGACCTACTCTACGCATCCGCGAAGTCTATCGCTCAGGCGATTCGGGACGGGGAAGTCTCGGCTGTCGAGGTGGTTCAGGCGCACCTGGAGCGCATCGACGAGGTCAACGACAGGCTGAACGCTGTCGTTAGGCTGTGTGCTGATCGTGCCCTGAAAGAGGCCAGAGAGGCCGACGCTGCGTTCGCGCGTGGCGAATCCAAGGGCCCACTTCACGGTGTCCCGATGACACTGAAAGACTCGCTCGACACCGAGGGCGTGGTCACGACCGGAGGAACGCTCGGTCGCCGGACGTTCGTGCCCGAACGTGACTCGACGGTCGCGGCCCGTTTGCGAGGCGCGGGCGCGATCCTACTGGGAAAGACCAACACCCCGGAGATCACGTTCGCTGGAGAGACCGATAACCTGGTGTACGGACGTACCAATAACCCGTACGCGCTAGACCGGACTCCGGGAGGCTCCAGCGGTGGAGCAGGGGCGATAGTGGCCGCCGGAGGATCGCCGTTCGACATGGGCAGCGACACGGGAGGCAGCATCCGGGGTCCTGCGCACTTCTGCGGCATCACGGGCATCAAGCCGAACTCCGGGCGCGTGCCGCGTACTGGTCATATCATCCCATACGCTGCCGGTGCGGAGGACTCGTACACGCAGAACGGCCCGATGGCGCGTTACGTCGAGGACCTCGCCCTCACCCTTCCGATCATCTCTGGGCCGGACTGGGAGGATCCCGCAATCATACCCATGCCGCTGGGAGACCCTGCGGATGTTGACGTTGGCAGCCTGCGAGTCGCGTTCTACACCAGCGCACCGGAGCTCACCCCCCCAACGCAGGAGACCGTTGACGCTGTGAACGCCGCTGTCGGTGCCGTATCAGACATCGTGGCGTCTGTTGAGGAGAGCGTGCCAGGGCCTGTGAGCCGCGTCCCTGAACTGAACGAGCGGATAGGAGATGCCGACGGTCGCGCCGTTATGCTCAGAATTCTGGAAAGAGCTGGCACCACCGAGTTGTCGCCGTACATTCGGGCGATACGCGACCAGGCAGTTTCCATCTCCACAGAAGAGTTCACCCGTGTTCTGGAGGAGCTGGACGAGTACCGCAGCGAAATGTTGGGATTCATGAGGAGCTACGACGTCATCATCTGTCCCACCGCCGCTTTTGCCGCGCTGCCGCACGGGGAGACCTACTCGGAGGAGAACCGCAACGCTTACTACACGCATCCATATAACCTGACCGGTTGGCCGGGGGCAGTCGTCAGGTGCGGCACTTCTGCAGAAGGTCTTCCCATTGGGGTGCAGGTTATATCGCGGCCCTGGCGGGAGGATGTTGCGCTGGCCCTCGCGGCGGTGCTGGAGTCGGAGCTAGGCGGGTATGTCAGGCCCGGACTTTAG
- a CDS encoding amidase, producing MTTSEDLLFSSATSIARAIQAGEVSAVEVVEAHLRRIDEVNPRLNAVVKLAGDRAMAEAKAADEALARGESLGAFHGVPITIKDSHDTEGIVSTGGTLGRKDFVPDADATAVARMRAAGAIVLGKTNTPEFTLSFETDNLVYGQTNNPYDVSRTPGGSSGGAGAIIAAGGSAMDLGTDTGGSIRVPSAFCGLAGLKPTSGRVPRTGHIVPWGLGGMDSLTTIGPMARYVEDLWLGFSTIAGPDGIDPFIHPVPLNDPASIDVGSLRVAFYTDNGTISPTTEVEASVRSAAEAIAESGAEVVEDLPSAITESGSSNVTSVLVADGGAGVRRLVDKAGTTQVHPRMSRFLGAEPISAAEYTALLEDMDSFRSQMLSFMENYDAILSPVRPWPALPHGETLTSEASPANFYTSAYNTTGWPGAVVRVGTSPEGLPISVQVMCRPWREDVAVALAAVLESALGGYVSPEL from the coding sequence GTGACCACCTCAGAAGATCTGCTGTTTTCGTCCGCGACATCAATTGCGAGGGCCATACAGGCTGGAGAGGTGTCCGCCGTGGAAGTGGTCGAGGCGCACCTGCGGCGCATCGACGAGGTGAACCCCAGGCTCAACGCCGTCGTGAAGCTCGCTGGTGACCGCGCTATGGCCGAAGCGAAGGCTGCTGATGAGGCTCTCGCCCGTGGGGAGTCATTGGGTGCCTTTCATGGTGTGCCGATCACCATCAAGGACTCCCACGACACCGAGGGCATAGTCTCGACAGGTGGCACGCTCGGTCGCAAGGACTTCGTGCCGGACGCTGACGCGACTGCCGTCGCCCGGATGCGCGCGGCGGGCGCAATCGTCCTGGGCAAGACCAACACTCCGGAATTCACGCTCTCGTTCGAGACAGACAACCTGGTCTATGGACAGACCAACAACCCTTACGACGTGAGCCGGACTCCCGGCGGCAGCAGTGGCGGGGCCGGAGCGATCATCGCGGCTGGTGGCTCGGCGATGGACCTGGGCACGGACACGGGCGGCAGCATACGAGTGCCGTCGGCGTTCTGCGGCCTTGCGGGGCTCAAGCCGACGTCGGGCAGGGTCCCTCGCACCGGGCATATCGTCCCATGGGGACTCGGTGGGATGGACTCGCTGACGACGATTGGTCCTATGGCTCGATATGTCGAAGACCTGTGGCTTGGGTTCTCGACTATCGCAGGGCCTGACGGGATCGACCCGTTCATCCATCCCGTGCCTCTCAATGACCCGGCGTCCATCGATGTTGGTAGTCTGAGGGTCGCGTTCTACACCGACAACGGGACGATCTCCCCGACTACTGAGGTGGAGGCGTCTGTGAGATCGGCTGCCGAGGCGATAGCCGAGTCAGGAGCTGAGGTGGTCGAGGACCTTCCATCCGCTATCACGGAGAGCGGAAGTTCTAACGTCACCAGCGTCCTCGTGGCGGACGGTGGCGCAGGTGTGCGCAGGCTGGTAGACAAGGCAGGGACGACGCAGGTCCACCCGAGGATGAGTCGATTCCTGGGTGCTGAGCCGATTTCGGCAGCGGAGTACACCGCTCTTCTGGAGGACATGGACTCATTCCGAAGTCAGATGCTCTCGTTCATGGAGAACTACGACGCCATACTGTCTCCCGTACGTCCGTGGCCCGCGCTCCCGCACGGCGAGACGCTCACATCAGAGGCGAGTCCTGCCAACTTCTACACGAGCGCGTACAACACGACCGGATGGCCGGGCGCAGTTGTGCGAGTGGGTACCTCGCCAGAAGGACTGCCCATCAGCGTGCAGGTGATGTGCAGGCCATGGCGTGAGGACGTAGCGGTTGCGCTCGCGGCGGTGCTGGAATCGGCCCTTGGAGGCTACGTCAGCCCGGAGCTGTAG